The following are encoded together in the Archocentrus centrarchus isolate MPI-CPG fArcCen1 chromosome 23, fArcCen1, whole genome shotgun sequence genome:
- the smo gene encoding LOW QUALITY PROTEIN: protein smoothened (The sequence of the model RefSeq protein was modified relative to this genomic sequence to represent the inferred CDS: inserted 7 bases in 5 codons; deleted 3 bases in 3 codons; substituted 1 base at 1 genomic stop codon): MSSQSWSPIVGFYGMLCVSAAWLSGCGAVLSPNGTIFEDNCKKTTTCEALKYNTCLGSPLPYTXTSLILAEDSSTQEEAFEKLTMGLRNAPRCWSVIQPLLCAVYMPKCENGRVELPSQSLCLTTRRPCSIVDQERGWPSFLKCDKFPVGCSNEVQKLKFNTSGQCEAPLVKTDIQSSWYKDVEGCGIQCDNPLFTEEEHNDMHAYIAYFGTITLLCTFFTLATFLADWKNSNRYPAVILFYINACFFVGSIGWLAQFLDGARNEIVCKSDNTMRLGEPSXKTPSCVTIFIIVYYSLMSGVIWFVMLTYAWHTSFKALGTTHQPLSGRTSYFHMVTWSIPFVLTVAILAIAEVDGDSVSGICFVGYKNYRYRAGFVLAPIGVVLVVGGYFLIRGVMTLFSIKSNHPGLLSEKAASKINETMLRLGIFGFLAFGLXFITFGCHFYDFFNQAEGERASGIMCSNVTIASQTTSPXPKCTIKNRSHLMVEKXNLFSMLGRVLPMSTWVWTKATILIWKRXWCKIIGRSDNEPKRIKKSKMIAKAFAMRKELHKDPEKELSFSMHTVSHDGPVAGINFDLNEPSNDMSSAWAQHVTKMVARRGAILPQDISVTPTGTPVPPPEERNRLWMVEAEISPDMIKRKKKKKKRKKEVRPVEEMADHQVYRQREFGRSSVPRLPKLPPHPSLVANLREQQRQQQKMEEEILPGSYPDFQPSRRLSCEERCPYLQYQTSQNGYGHSLLSDPPNFRDLPEDLGLRPRFPPSNWQPSGSSHYPGEMDPTDGISERMAHVARVPAGRRAGYGPIHSRTNLMEAELLDADSDF, encoded by the exons ATGTCTTCCCAGAGTTGGAGCCCCATTGTTGGATTTTACGGGATGCTTTGCGTCTCGGCTGCCTGGCTTTCAGGCTGCGGGGCAGTACTGTCTCCAAACGGGACGATATTTGAGGATAACTGCAAGAAGACCACAACTTGCGAGGCGCTTAAATACAACACATGTTTGGGTTCGCCTTTGCCGTACA CAACATCTCTGATCCTGGCGGAGGACTCCAGCACCCAAGAGGAGGCTTTTGAGAAGCTGACCATGG GTTTGCGCAACGCCCCTCGCTGTTGGTCGGTCATCCAGCCTCTGCTCTGTGCCGTCTACATGCCCAAATGCGAGAACGGCCGAGTTGAGCTGCCCAGCCAGAGCCTCTGTCTGACTACACGTCGTCCATGTAGCATTGTGGACCAGGAGAGAGGCTGGCCCAGCTTTCTCAAGTGTGACAAATTCCCTGTGGGCTGTTCG AATGAGGTGCAAAAGCTGAAGTTCAACACATCAGGCCAGTGTGAAGCTCCCTTGGTGAAGACGGACATTCAGTCGAGTTGGTACAAGGACGTAGAGGGCTGTGGCATCCAGTGTGACAATCCTCTGTTCACTGAAGAGGAGCACAATGACATGCACGCCTACATTGCTTACTTTGGCACCATCACCCTCCTCTGCACTTTCTTCACCCTG gccacATTTCTTGCAGATTGGAAAAACTCCAACCGCTACCCAGCTGTCATTCTCTTCTACATCAACGCCTGTTTCTTTGTGGGCAGCATCGGCTGGCTGGCCCAGTTTCTGGACGGTGCACGCAACGAGATTGTATGCAAGAGCGACAACACTATGCGACTCGGGGAGCCCTCGTGA AAAACGCCGTCATGTGTCACCATCTTCATCATCGTCTACTACTCCCTGATGTCAGGCGTG ATTTGGTTTGTCATGCTGACCTATGCCTGGCACACATCCTTCAAAGCTCTGGGCACTACTCACCAACCACTGTCTGGTAGAACCTCCTACTTTCACATGGTCACCTGGTCCATCCCCTTTGTCCTCACTGTGGCCATCTTAGCAATTGCTGAG GTTGACGGAGACTCTGTGAGC GGGATCTGTTTTGTGGGCTACAAGAACTACAGGTATCGCGCTGGGTTTGTGCTGGCACCCATTGGAGTGGTGCTTGTTGTTGGCGGCTACTTCCTCATTCGAG GTGTTATGACATTATTTTCCATCAAAAGTAACCACCCCGGTCTTTTGAGTGAGAAAGCAGCGAGCAAAATCAATGAGACGATGCTGCGGCTTG GAATATTTGGATTCCTTGCTTTTGGCTT TTTTATAACCTTTGGCTGCCACTTTTATGACTTCTTCAACCAAGCTGAAGGGGAAAGAGCTTCAGGGATTATGTGCT CCAACGTGACAATCGCCTCTCAGACCACAAGCCC TCCCAAATGCACCATTAAAAACCGGTCCCATCTGATGGTGGAGA TTAACCTGTTTTCCATGTTGGGACGGGTATTGCCAATGAGCACCTGGGTGTGG ACCAAAGCCACCATCCTCATCTGGAAAC ACTGGTGCAA GATCATTGGCCGTAGCGACAATGAACCAAAGAGGATAAAGAAGAGCAAGATGATCGCCAAGGCATTCGCGATGAGGAAGGAGCTCCACAAGGATCCAGAGAAGGAGCTGTCCTTCAGCATGCACACCGTGTCCCATGATGGACCCGTGG cCGGAATCAATTTTGATCTAAACGAGCCATCAAATGACATGTCATCAGCTTGGGCACAACATGTGACAAAGATGGTGGCCAGACGAGGTGCCATCCTGCCGCAGGACATTTCTGTTACACCTACTGGTACACCAG TGCCCCCTCCAGAGGAGAGGAACCGCCTGTGGATGGTGGAGGCTGAAATTTCACCGGATAtgataaagaggaaaaagaaaaagaagaagaggaagaaggaggtGCGTCCGGTCGAGGAGATGGCGGACCACCAGGTTTATCGTCAGCGTGAGTTTGGCCGCAGCTCAGTGCCCCGTCTGCCCAAACTGCCCCCTCACCCGAGCTTGGTCGCCAATCTGCGGGAACAGCAGAGGCAACAGcagaagatggaggaggaaatTCTGCCTGGGTCTTACCCAGACTTCCAACCTTCTCGCCGTCTCTCATGCGAGGAGAGGTGTCCCTACCTGCAATACCAGACCAGCCAGAATGGCTATGGCCACAGCCTGCTATCTGACCCCCCAAACTTCAGAGATCTTCCAGAGGATCTGGGTCTCAGGCCACGCTTCCCTCCCTCCAATTGGCAGCCCAGTGGATCTTCACACTACCCTGGAGAGATGGATCCTACTGATGGGATATCAGAGAGAATGGCCCATGTGGCTCGAGTACCGGCAGGCCGGAGGGCTGGTTATGGACCTATCCACTCTAGGACCAATTTAATGGAGGCAGAGCTTTTGGATGCTGACTCTGACTTCTGA
- the tspan33a gene encoding tetraspanin-33 isoform X2 codes for MAGKRRGAPGSDAEFTYVSPVVKYLLFIFNFIFWIISLVLVAIGVYARIMKHAETALACLSVDPAVMLLVVGVLMFIITFCGCVGSLRENICLLQTLIAGVLGFVFSDKARGKVTKMINNAIIHYRDDIDLQNLIDFGQKEFDCCGAMTFVDWSQNMYFNCSEDNPSRERCSVPFSCCITTNETVINTMCGQGMQKLEYTDAGIHIHTNGCIDKIVDWIHSNLFLLGGIALGLAIPQLAGMFLSQILINQIKDQIELQNYNQKHSSDPWS; via the exons ATGGCAGGAAAACGCAGAGGCGCACCTGGATCTGATGCGGAGTTCACGTATGTCAGTCCAGTCGTGAAGTACCTGCTcttcatatttaattttatattttgg ATAATCTCTTTGGTGTTGGTGGCAATTGGAGTGTACGCCCGCATAATGAAACATGCAG AAACTGCGCTCGCATGTCTCTCTGTGGACCCTGCTGTAATGCTGTTGGTTGTGGGGGTCCTCATGTTCATCATCACCTTCTGCGGTTGTGTGGGGTCCCTCCGAGAAAACATCTGCCTCTTGCAAACA CTCATTGCTGGTGTACTGGGTTTCGTCTTTTCAGATAAG GCAAGGGGTAAAGTGACCAAGATGATCAACAATGCCATCATCCACTACAGAGATGATATTGATCTGCAAAACCTTATTGATTTTGGTCAGAAAGAG TTTGATTGCTGTGGCGCTATGACATTTGTGGACTGGTCACAGAACATGTACTTCAACTGCAGCGAGGACAACCCCAGCCGAGAACGCTGTTCTGTCCCCTTTTCCTGCTGTATCACCACCAACGAGACg GTAATCAATACCATGTGCGGTCAGGGCATGCAGAAGTTGGAATATACTGATGCTGGAATCCACATTCACACCAATGGCTGCATAGACAAAATAGTTGATTGGATCCACAGCAACCTGTTCTTACTGGGAGGCATTGCGCTGGGACTGGCTATACCACAG CTGGCTGGCATGTTTTTGTCTCAGATTCTGATAAACCAGATCAAAGACCAGATCGAGCTGCAGAACTACAACCAAAAACACAGCTCTGACCCGTGGAGCTGA
- the tspan33a gene encoding tetraspanin-33 isoform X1: MAGKRRGAPGSDAEFTYVSPVVKYLLFIFNFIFWIISLVLVAIGVYARIMKHAETALACLSVDPAVMLLVVGVLMFIITFCGCVGSLRENICLLQTFCICLTVIFILQLIAGVLGFVFSDKARGKVTKMINNAIIHYRDDIDLQNLIDFGQKEFDCCGAMTFVDWSQNMYFNCSEDNPSRERCSVPFSCCITTNETVINTMCGQGMQKLEYTDAGIHIHTNGCIDKIVDWIHSNLFLLGGIALGLAIPQLAGMFLSQILINQIKDQIELQNYNQKHSSDPWS; the protein is encoded by the exons ATGGCAGGAAAACGCAGAGGCGCACCTGGATCTGATGCGGAGTTCACGTATGTCAGTCCAGTCGTGAAGTACCTGCTcttcatatttaattttatattttgg ATAATCTCTTTGGTGTTGGTGGCAATTGGAGTGTACGCCCGCATAATGAAACATGCAG AAACTGCGCTCGCATGTCTCTCTGTGGACCCTGCTGTAATGCTGTTGGTTGTGGGGGTCCTCATGTTCATCATCACCTTCTGCGGTTGTGTGGGGTCCCTCCGAGAAAACATCTGCCTCTTGCAAACA TTCTGTATATGTCTGACTGTGATCTTCATCCTGCAGCTCATTGCTGGTGTACTGGGTTTCGTCTTTTCAGATAAG GCAAGGGGTAAAGTGACCAAGATGATCAACAATGCCATCATCCACTACAGAGATGATATTGATCTGCAAAACCTTATTGATTTTGGTCAGAAAGAG TTTGATTGCTGTGGCGCTATGACATTTGTGGACTGGTCACAGAACATGTACTTCAACTGCAGCGAGGACAACCCCAGCCGAGAACGCTGTTCTGTCCCCTTTTCCTGCTGTATCACCACCAACGAGACg GTAATCAATACCATGTGCGGTCAGGGCATGCAGAAGTTGGAATATACTGATGCTGGAATCCACATTCACACCAATGGCTGCATAGACAAAATAGTTGATTGGATCCACAGCAACCTGTTCTTACTGGGAGGCATTGCGCTGGGACTGGCTATACCACAG CTGGCTGGCATGTTTTTGTCTCAGATTCTGATAAACCAGATCAAAGACCAGATCGAGCTGCAGAACTACAACCAAAAACACAGCTCTGACCCGTGGAGCTGA
- the LOC115773600 gene encoding uncharacterized protein LOC115773600 isoform X1: MSWKSEGCSLPRASLCLLVPPVRLMSAFMWQVVQQRSVLQYDKLADFISLAAEMVPELLSPTQKTQLILGLRARLVLELCRCDGVANLQIIQSQLDKIHTCSAELSSSDQMASSDILKTSYSNFASLVQNMLNVPFEKEFFFQEIFPASYGSAYNQRIHQLMSVFLSRLEELLPIPDLQQTAAWLTETPVSEEIGLHLSEPFALKALLHHHRQLGTLNSVWSSSEEDIILSTLALSLQTAAERFTEPYNQEDDGSEEGTPALEGFEEESSQGLDVTADDWLPKKKEGPLSCLFICPQCSFTHRLKRKVQEHIQSEHQMTASIQTKVSGKTARRKMGQKSQNPIKNK, from the exons ATGTCGTGGAAAAGCGAAG GCTGCTCTCTTCCTCGAGCCTCCCTGTGTCTCCTCGTCCCTCCGGTGAGGCTTATGTCTGCCTTCATGTGGCAGGTAGTGCAGCAGCGAAGTGTGTTGCAGTACGACAAGCTGGCGGACTTCATCAGTTTGGCAGCAGAAATGGTCCCAGAGCTGCTCAGTCCTACCCAGAAGACTCAGCTCATCCTGGGCCTGAGAGCAAGG ctgGTTCTGGAGCTGTGTCGTTGTGACGGCGTAGCCAACCTGCAGATCATCCAGAGCCAACTAGATAAAATCCACACCTGCAGTGCTGAACTGAGCTCCAGTGATCAGATG GCCAGTTCTGATATATTAAAGACGTCTTACAGCAACTTTGCCAGCCTGGTTCAGAACATGTTGAATGTTCCTTTTGAGAAGgagttttttttccag GAGATTTTTCCTGCCAGCTACGGCTCTGCCTACAACCAAAGGATCCACCAGCTCATGTCTGTGTTCCTGTCCAGACTGGAAGAGCTGCTGCCCATACCAGACCTGCAGCAG acAGCAGCTTGGCTCACTGAAACGCCTGTATCAGAAGAAATTGGACTCCATTTATCTGAACCCTTTGCCTTGAAGGCTCTGCTGCATCATCACAGGCAGCTGGGGACTTTAAATTCAG TGTGGTCAAGCAGTGAGGAGGACATCATTTTGTCCACACTAGCCCTCTCTTTGCAAACGGCTGCAGAGAGGTTCACTGAGCCGTATAATCAGGAAGATGATGGTAGTGAGGAAGGGACACCAGCACTGGAGGGATTCGAAGAAGAGTCAAGTCAAGGCTTAGATGTCACAGCAGATGATTGGctgccaaaaaagaaagaag GTCCTCTATCTTGTTTGTTCATCTGCCCTCAGTGTTCATTCACACACCGCTTAAAGAGGAAAGTCCAAGAGCACATCCAGAGTGAGCACCAGATGACAGCTTCTATTCAGACAAAGGTTTCTGGTAAAACAGCCAGGAGAAAGATGGGACAGAAAAGTCAGAATCCtataaaaaacaagtaa
- the LOC115773600 gene encoding TERF1-interacting nuclear factor 2 isoform X2 — MSWKSEGCSLPRASLCLLVPPVRLMSAFMWQVVQQRSVLQYDKLADFISLAAEMVPELLSPTQKTQLILGLRARLVLELCRCDGVANLQIIQSQLDKIHTCSAELSSSDQMASSDILKTSYSNFASLVQNMLNVPFEKEFFFQEIFPASYGSAYNQRIHQLMSVFLSRLEELLPIPDLQQTAAWLTETPVSEEIGLHLSEPFALKALLHHHRQLGTLNSVWSSSEEDIILSTLALSLQTAAERFTEPYNQEDDGSEEGTPALEGFEEESSQGLDVTADDWLPKKKEVFIHTPLKEESPRAHPE, encoded by the exons ATGTCGTGGAAAAGCGAAG GCTGCTCTCTTCCTCGAGCCTCCCTGTGTCTCCTCGTCCCTCCGGTGAGGCTTATGTCTGCCTTCATGTGGCAGGTAGTGCAGCAGCGAAGTGTGTTGCAGTACGACAAGCTGGCGGACTTCATCAGTTTGGCAGCAGAAATGGTCCCAGAGCTGCTCAGTCCTACCCAGAAGACTCAGCTCATCCTGGGCCTGAGAGCAAGG ctgGTTCTGGAGCTGTGTCGTTGTGACGGCGTAGCCAACCTGCAGATCATCCAGAGCCAACTAGATAAAATCCACACCTGCAGTGCTGAACTGAGCTCCAGTGATCAGATG GCCAGTTCTGATATATTAAAGACGTCTTACAGCAACTTTGCCAGCCTGGTTCAGAACATGTTGAATGTTCCTTTTGAGAAGgagttttttttccag GAGATTTTTCCTGCCAGCTACGGCTCTGCCTACAACCAAAGGATCCACCAGCTCATGTCTGTGTTCCTGTCCAGACTGGAAGAGCTGCTGCCCATACCAGACCTGCAGCAG acAGCAGCTTGGCTCACTGAAACGCCTGTATCAGAAGAAATTGGACTCCATTTATCTGAACCCTTTGCCTTGAAGGCTCTGCTGCATCATCACAGGCAGCTGGGGACTTTAAATTCAG TGTGGTCAAGCAGTGAGGAGGACATCATTTTGTCCACACTAGCCCTCTCTTTGCAAACGGCTGCAGAGAGGTTCACTGAGCCGTATAATCAGGAAGATGATGGTAGTGAGGAAGGGACACCAGCACTGGAGGGATTCGAAGAAGAGTCAAGTCAAGGCTTAGATGTCACAGCAGATGATTGGctgccaaaaaagaaagaag TGTTCATTCACACACCGCTTAAAGAGGAAAGTCCAAGAGCACATCCAGAGTGA